In Magallana gigas chromosome 1, xbMagGiga1.1, whole genome shotgun sequence, the sequence tttgcgggaattaggtcatttagatgacgtcatagataaaaagCGAGTGAGCAATAATGACTAAAATCAAggttaaagttataggcatcctccttacaatgatttgtgaagatttcattcttatacgatactatttaaaaattggttgaaatcgggggcagatatttgaccaaaccgcacatagtcctttaattcatattaatgaaaaattcaacactttttcaccaacgttttttactcgctttgaatatatacaccatgttgacattcgaaactctagggatttttcatattagagttatttcccgtatttcctttaatgaacagaatatatgaaaaaatttcaatgaaaatttacatgtatttgagtttatccatgcaaatgtgatagtGTGGAAACATAATCTACAGAGCATCCCGTGATTTAACGTAAAtataatgcgcatgcgcaagattgtaaaataaaaaaaatccaaatcgTTGAttattaagatcaattctatgtaagaatcaaaattcggtggccacgcatagtcacggattttcttcatacttgacaatttgatagactttggtgaGTAAAAAAGCCGAACACCATTTGTTTGTCGCTATGTGatcccgttgccatggtaacggggagtaaagatgtaaaaatggcattttaatgcttatttgagaacatattgtgagtaatgtgcaGAATTTGGGATTTCCAAGgtagaatatattattttaaaaagttgtcatttttcaaaagaaagaaaacaattcatggagaaacgcatatttttagagtgtttccatggttactaaacataaattttagaatctgttttcttcatctaatttgaataaaaagtgcaaatcttggaatttttggtaaacactattatgattgtgcaatttaaattttaaatatgaaaattgagaaccgttgctatggtaaaagcttcaaaataaggaaaattattatatttttaggcATCTTTGAATGGATATTATtcaatattaatgaataaatatataaaatcaaatggtgagaaaaaataaagtatgtccttaacttcaatgacacttgaaaaaaatctgaaattttctaaaaataactaccgttgctatggacttttcaaaaagtaagaatttctgtgtgattttttacgcaacttaattttccatagcaTCAGCACTtctctgttgcataacaaaggTTTTTGTCgtgtataataaaaatttagatatatttttacaagtttcaattaaaacaattgcaaataaattctaaaatcaggaatgaaagcatatcaaaaaaatcttcaatttctcagtttttcttaatttttggccttgttgccatagcaacggatgtcaattttcatgacaaaatatatattgcatggacattgatatggatataaaaatttaacagtttcccATTTGGGCTTATTAAAAAATAGCAGAAAACTGATTTCGAAAATCTGtaacggtttccatggtaacattttaaaagtattggtttctccatcaattttcttatataattaaataattgaaaataggacaaaggctgttttatgtctttgatagttaacattagtgggcaaaaccttctaatatggcttcaaagtaggtaagttttgctatttGGAATCTTTAGCCTcgattaccatggcaacggttacccccagcaaccaacttttagtgggtttttgcgttttacacctaggtgtgtccatgtatgaaatataagaaaaattggtgactatgcgtggccagaccctttataaatcattgattcttacatagaattgatcaagcttgattgaaaaaaaaaataaaaacaaattggtaattttaaagtaccactgatgtttaaaatgtaacaaaagacagtactctttcgatttctcggtattaaagaccaaatattcgagtctattattttaatattgtagtatatataaaagggggggggggttgtcatggacgcttaagtaatacattcgaggtgtttttccgagcctgtcggaaaggcccgagaagttgcgattgatcAAAGTCATATACTAAAgacataaaattcaatatatgaaTTCATGATATGAAAATCCTACATACGTTTATCACACTTGTCTGTGTTCTGCCATCCAGGTTTACATCCCTTAGGGCACGTTCCATTAATGTGGTTACAAGTCACTGCATTAAGACATCCCCCACATTGGTACGTACAATTCTCTCCATAAGTTCCATTATTGCATtctacattaaataaaaaaaaaacccgtaacATATGAAATACTTTTTCATTGGTTCCATGATTTCGTTTGtagatttgtttttcttttatcttttcGACAACAAAGTGATACATTCAATAGCTTACTTTCATCACACTTTGCATTTTGATAACCGGAAGCGCATCTGCTACAGTTTCCGAAGATAGGGTCACAAGTGTCGTTGTTGTAACAGTGATAGCTACATCGGTTCTGACAGTTTTGTCCGTATTCATAAGTACTGCATTCTAATAatacatttgttaaaatgaGCATTATTTTCTGATTGGAACCAGcaagtgaattttacaattttaaaataaataaatgtttctgTTTTTTTATAGGATTTGAAAGtacactgaaaaaaataattataaaaaaattgtgaaattcatacacaatgtcgtgtatttaaaataaattatattaatcatttaagTTTGATACATATGTATCATTAAATTGTGGTTCTATCTTAAACATACTTGTTATGCAAAGATCCCCTTTGAATCaaagtcatatatatatatactaaaaacataaaattcaatatatgaaTTCCTGGTATGAAAATCCTACATACGTTTATCACACTTGTCTGTGTTCTGCCATCCAGGTTTACATCCCTTAGGGCACGTTCCATTAACGTGGTTACAAGTCACTGCATTAAGACATTCCCCACATTGGTACGTACAATTCTCTCCATAAGTTCCATTATTGCATtctacattaaataaaaaaaacaccctcacatatgaaaatactttttattgGTTTCATTTGGTTGACTTTCTAATCtaaatcattttcattgtaTAACACAATTAATTAACTACGTCACACATGACCTGCACGCAAAAGTTATCCATCCGCTTTACGTTATATCTATTTTTTAAGTATCATAAGTATCAGAATGTTGTTTATAagagaaatatgttttatttttgaaacttgGTTCcagaaattgaaataataaagaataatCTAATACTCATCAGTTTATTAACATACCCTGCTTAAAATTGCATAGCATTATATAAAATAGAGTTAAATCAAAGTCCAATCGCAGCTTCTCGAACCTTTACAGCAGGTTCGGAAAAACACGTCGAATGTAtaaacatcaccggatgttagaattttatacaaaatggagtcgcttcccattaaaaataagtatcggctagacagcctCTCGTGTGTCACTTTTGtggtatattttagggtatatcattgaTTTAAACGAAGTCTTAATAGATCTTAAAATATGTGGTAATTATATCTTATTTTACAAGACTTTGACCCGTgggtgcacgggttgacattgcatatgatatcggacatttacgaaatagatacatcaacacaccgtatcgttgacatttacataacaaagctttaAGCCTGCaataatgcttttaatttcattacacTCTGCTTAAATTAGTTAGAATAACCCGACTGTGTCTTGCCACaattaaaatgcctcccatatatacccgtaatgtagcaaacaATTGCAGATTCGCTCCGAAAAAATTtaagagaaaattaatgaagcggcattgaaaataacagttaaattattcataacaaaccattttgaggctgttgATATCTTTCATCGAAAAAGAAGAAGGTacagtttcttttaatattcgccctaaaattcaaaagttgtttaaatctcctgaaaatacacatataataTCTTGAACAGGTGTGTATATGAAATGCCAAGTTATACCtttttatcttgtttcaaaaaataaatatgacttCAACATTTTGGCACATTTCTAATATTTAgtcaaaaatgttgaaaaattgcacattttctcatagttttctgaagaggaaaatgtgtccgcagccgtcgcccacaacaaaattaatatattttatgtgttttaacatgataaagttataatGTGAGTTTCATCGTTGGCGATGGTTGCGGACATAGTTTTCTGTTCAAAAAACCTCATAGGAATTGGTGtcttctgctcagttttatgaaaattacgggaaaatgcagtttgtgacgtcacaattacccTTATGAAAGTCTAAGCAGGTAACTCTTTATAGATTCTTAGTTTATGGGTATTtatgtgtaaataaatgtttcattttcatttttggtgatacttttaaaaatcactctaaaacagggcaaaatatgactcaaagtGTACCTAGttctttaattcatattaatgaaaaattaaacactttttttaaCACTTAAACACCACCGTTTTTTTACTAGCTTCGAATTTatacaccatgttgacattcgaaactctcgggattgTTCATAtcagagttatctcccgtatttcctttaatgaacagaatatatgaaaaaaatttcaatgaaaatttacttgtatttcattttattcatgcaaatgtgatattgtggaaacataaactacaGAGCATCCCGTGGTTAAGCGtaaatgtaatgcgcatgcgcaagattgtaaaatgaaaaaaaaccaagatgATTTCTTGATTTTTTCAAGGCATTTTCGtaaagcttgattgagaaaaaataaaaacaaattggtaatcttcaagtaccaatgatgttaaaaatatataatacaagacAGTACTCTttcgatttctcggtattaaagaccaaaattttgagtctattattttaatatagtagtataaataaaatgaggggttgtcatggacgcttAAGTAATACATTtaaggtgtttttccgagcctgtcAGATatgcccgagaagttgcgattgatcAAAGTCATATActaaatacataaaattcaatatatgaaATCATGGTAAGAAAATCCTACATACGTTTATCACACTTTTCTGTGTTCTGCCATCCAGGTTTACATCCCTTAGGGCACGTACCATTAACGTGGTTACAAGTCACTGCATCAAGACATTTCCCACATTGGTACGTACAATTCTCTCCATAAGTTCCAATATTGCATtctacattaaataaaaaaaaacccaaccgtAACATGTGAAAATACCTTTTTATTGGTTCCATGATTTCGTTTGTTCATTTGTTCTTCTTTTATCTTTCCGACAACAAGGTGATGCTTTCAATAGCTTACTTTCATCACACTTTGCATTTTGATAACCGGAAGCGCATCTGCTACAGTTTCCGAAGATAGGGTCACAAGTGTCGTTGTTGTAACAGTGATAGCTACATCGGTTCTGACAGTTTTGTCCGTATTCAAAAGACTCACTGCAAtctaataatacattttttaaaatgagcatTATTTTCTGGTTGGAACCAGcatgtgaattttacaattttaaaacaaacaaacgttTCTGGTTTTTTTGTAGGATTTGAAAGtacactgaaaaaaataattataaaaaaattgtgaaattctttCATAATGTTGtctatttgaaataaattatatgtgaTTATGTATATTAATCGTTTCAGTTTGATACATATGTATCATTAAATTTAGGTTTTATCTTAAACATACTTGTTATGCAAAGATCCCCTTTAAATCCCTCTTTGCATCCATCTGTACAGGTACCGTTGACATTGTTACATGTCTTATCATCTATACAGTTTCCACATGTCTTGGTGCAATTATCTCCATAATGTCCGGCCGTACAAGCTACAATCAAATATATCGGATAATTTGTggtaaagagaaaaaaaaaatgaaaataattgatatacaaaaaaaaccctatcAAAAACAAGAGGCAAAGCAATGATTAATgtcatatttatacatgtacctgcattTTAACGTTTTAAGATTTTTACAGACGCATTAGGAATGTCATAGGCAAGCACCGAGTTGTATTCAATATCTTTGATAAGTTTAATACAAATGTTACGTGCGTCCGATCCTAATCGACGTAAAATTAGAAACCTATTAAGATTTTCATTTATCATCACAATTAATCCAACCAAAAAGAGTTCACAGCACAAACAATAAACACAGAAGTATGGCCGTCTTACGTATGACACAATTGGGCATTTGATATCCAGGTTTACACCCATGCAGGCACTCTCCAGATGAACGGTCACAAGTTTTATTTTGACAGTACGAACTGCAATTAAGACTACAGTTAGATCCGTATGATCCAAATCTACATTCTACAAggaaaattgatataaaaaaaaccaaattaatcTTTATGTACGAAAAAGAGTTAtgtacaaatacaaaatttttgaaaattttaataagtACTCAATTCAAAATCATCACATTTTCATTTTGCCTCTTTATGCATTATGCCGAAGAGAATTCAATGTTTGCGCACAATAACctataataaaacattaaaaacaattgATTTAGGTCTGGCGTATTTGACAGATAGAACAATGATATTTAAATGCTTATTTTGTACAAAACAGGCATATTTGTCCTGCTATCATAAAAaaagtatcatttaaaattaacataacttgaaatttaatgctgttttatttcaaaactttcaTTGACTTGtgttctttaataaaaattaaaagctaTGAAAGTTGAAACTCTCAATGAATGAAACATTGACCTTTGAAAGCAGTGaaattaaacttgttaaatAGCATTTAGTGATGGAATTTTGACTGAAACTTCCATTTAATTGACTGATTTCTGATGAATACAAAGTAATACTTTGCCAGACTTACCATCACATATTGGTGGACGCAAACCCGGAAGTGCACACCCATTATCATCACATTCCCCTGTGTCAATATCACAGGTTTCACTATTATTACAATGGCCGCATGTTTTTAAGCAGTCAACGCCATATGATCCTGTATTACAACctagataaaatatttgtaatctGTTTCTTGGATTCAATTCTTTCAAGTACACATACTGTTTCACAACAACAtgcaatatttgatattttatacaatgGCTGTCAATAGAGTATTAAAACCTTTCGTCTTACCGAAAATCTCTACTTCGCATATTTCCAAAATTGGAGCACCATTTCTCGAGTCTCTTGCATGCGGCTGGTAAAACCATATATATCTTGTTGTTCTCTTACAGTCTTCCTGAATGATAGTTTGCGACATTCGTGAGCTATCATGAGTGAAACACACATCTGTTGAATTACCAGGAAATACGTCTGATGTGTTTGATACACGAATACTGTACCCTCGCAAACGTAATGTGCTCGTATGTGGATGGCCTCCTAACAATGACATAACATgtgattatttttcttaaatagacaaacatgtTTTCTTGACTTGTTGCAGgtccaaatataaaaaaaaaaatcccacttAGTGGTATCTTAAAGGCGCATGGTCACgtttttggtcatttttttttt encodes:
- the LOC105335774 gene encoding protein draper isoform X7, which codes for MATATKVAQCVVILLLLNSMSVLSYLQFVVPGVTEAESSKTHVSNLSSGLYPYFPNSTVDGNFSQKILACLHTADESGIREAWLRIDLQIVRSIKSVKFWYRNDRGHPHTSTLRLRGYSIRVSNTSDVFPGNSTDVCFTHDSSRMSQTIIQEDCKRTTRYIWFYQPHARDSRNGAPILEICEVEIFGCNTGSYGVDCLKTCGHCNNSETCDIDTGECDDNGCALPGLRPPICDECRFGSYGSNCSLNCSSYCQNKTCDRSSGECLHGCKPGYQMPNCVIPCTAGHYGDNCTKTCGNCIDDKTCNNVNGTCTDGCKEGFKGDLCITNCSESFEYGQNCQNRCSYHCYNNDTCDPIFGNCSRCASGYQNAKCDEKCNIGTYGENCTYQCGKCLDAVTCNHVNGTCPKGCKPGWQNTEKCDKQCNNGTYGENCTYQCGECLNAVTCNHVNGTCPKGCKPGWQNTDKCDKQCSTYEYGQNCQNRCSYHCYNNDTCDPIFGNCSRCASGYQNAKCDEKCNNGTYGENCTYQCGGCLNAVTCNHINGTCPKGCKPGWQNTDKCDKQCNNGTYGENCTYQCGECFNAVTCNHVNGTCPMGCKPGWQNTDKCDKQCNNGTYGENCTYQCGECLNAVTCNHVNGTCPKGCKPGWQNTDKCDKQCNNGTYGENCTYQCGACLNAVTCNHINGTCPKGCKPGWQTTDKCDKPCRNGTFGINCMYNCSGNCEKNDTCDRRNGACVNCAPGWENQHCNKTCDVGSYGSNCDKACGRCLGAGNCSLTDGNCLGGCQEGFTGDNCHERIQNLHNTPDAAVIAAPVVATVVLITVIVVVVILRKRQPS
- the LOC105335774 gene encoding multiple epidermal growth factor-like domains protein 10 isoform X6 → MATATKVAQCVVILLLLNSMSVLSYLQFVVPGVTEAESSKTHVSNLSSGLYPYFPNSTVDGNFSQKILACLHTADESGIREAWLRIDLQIVRSIKSVKFWYRNDRGHPHTSTLRLRGYSIRVSNTSDVFPGNSTDVCFTHDSSRMSQTIIQEDCKRTTRYIWFYQPHARDSRNGAPILEICEVEIFGCNTGSYGVDCLKTCGHCNNSETCDIDTGECDDNGCALPGLRPPICDECRFGSYGSNCSLNCSSYCQNKTCDRSSGECLHGCKPGYQMPNCVIPCTAGHYGDNCTKTCGNCIDDKTCNNVNGTCTDGCKEGFKGDLCITNCSESFEYGQNCQNRCSYHCYNNDTCDPIFGNCSRCASGYQNAKCDEKCNIGTYGENCTYQCGKCLDAVTCNHVNGTCPKGCKPGWQNTEKCDKQCNNGTYGENCTYQCGECLNAVTCNHVNGTCPKGCKPGWQNTDKCDKQCSTYEYGQNCQNRCSYHCYNNDTCDPIFGNCSRCASGYQNAKCDEKCNNGTYGENCTYQCGGCLNAVTCNHINGTCPKGCKPGWQNTDKCDKQCNNGTYGENCTYQCGECFNAVTCNHVNGTCPMGCKPGWQNTDKCDKQCSTYEYGQNCQNRCSYHCYNNDTCDPISGNCSRCASGYQNAKCDEKCNNGTYGENCTYQCGECLNAVTCNHVNGTCPKGCKPGWQNTDKCDKQCNNGTYGENCTYQCGACLNAVTCNHINGTCPKGCKPGWQTTDKCDKPCRNGTFGINCMYNCSGNCEKNDTCDRRNGACVNCAPGWENQHCNKTCDVGSYGSNCDKACGRCLGAGNCSLTDGNCLGGCQEGFTGDNCHERIQNLHNTPDAAVIAAPVVATVVLITVIVVVVILRKRQPS